Genomic segment of Staphylococcus muscae:
AAAGATGGACATCCTTTTTTATATCAAATCAAAAAAATGGTTGCGATATGATCGCAACCATTTTTGTACAAATATTAAATAGCAACACTTAAACGTGGTACAAATGTTTCGAAGTGGATTCTGTTTTCATCTACACCTAATTCTTGTAACTCTTGAATCATAGATTGTAAGAATGGCGTACCACCACAGATGTATACTTCTGTATCATCTGTTAAATAATCTTTAAGCTCTGCAGCTTTTAAGTAACCTTCTTGATCACGTAAGTGTGTGTGTAACTTCGCATCTTTTGCTTCTTCAGTAATCTTATCAAGCTCAGCTTTGAACGCAACGTCTTGTTCTGAACCAGCAACATTGATGAATTTTGCATTTGCACCTTGTTGTGCAGCATGACGGTACATAGATACTAATGGTGTTACCCCAACGCCAGAACCTAAGAATAATTGTGGTTTTTCTGCGTTGTGTACTTGGAAACCACCCACAGGTGCAGATAAGTTAATCATGTCGCCTTCTTTGAACTCGTCATGTAAAATTGTAGAAACTTCACCTTCATGACCTTCACTCACTTCACGGCGTACACCGAATGTAATGAAGTCTTTACCACCGTCAACGATTGAGTAGTGACGTTTTGCACGGTAAGGTAACTTTTCGCTTTCAACATCAACTGTAATATATTGACCAGGGACAAATTGGCTTAAGTCTTGATCACTTGATACAACAGTGAAAGCTTTGATGTTGTGTGTGACTTCTTCAATTTTTTCGATTTTGAAAGGTTTGAAACCTTCCCAAGCCATTCCTGCATAGATGTCTTTTTCAATTGAAATAAATGCGTCTGCGATCACACCGTATGCTTTTGCCCAAGTTTTGATGATTGGGTGGTTTTCATCCACACCAACTACGTCTTGGATTGCAGCTAATAGGTTTTCACCAACGATAGGGTAGTGTTCTTCGCGTACATCTAATGCGCAGTGTTTGTATCCAATTTCTTTGACGATTGGCACAATTGGTGTAAAGTCTTCAATATTCATTGCAGCAGCAAGTACAGATTGCGCTAAAGCTGTTGATTGAAAACCTTTTTTCTGGTTTGTTTGGTTAAACATATTGCGTAGTTCAGGATGTTGACTGAACATTCTATTGTAGAATCGTGATGTGATTTCCGTACCTTTTTCTTTTAATACGGGAACTGTTTCTAAAATAATCCCTTTTTCTTCTTGTGTTAACACAACAATCACTCCTTAAAGGTATTTACTCTTTATATTATTCACTAACTATCTGTATGCGTAAATAAAAACGCATGCAATAGCGAGTGAGATAACAAGTGTTCACAAAAATAAAACATGTAAGTCCATAGTAGGATTCCATCTTGTCCAAAAAAATGTATAATAGTCTGTGACAGTACATACAGAATGGAGGACCACACCAAATATGAACAAATTACTTCAATCGTTATCAGCTATTGGTGTTTCAGCAACACTAGTCACACCTAATCTCAGCGTAGAAGCAACTTCTAACACCATCCCTTCTATTAAAGGAACAGAAGATGCTATTGTTGAAGTGGGTAAAACATACAACCCATTAGCTGGTGTAACTGCATACGATAAAGAAGACGGTGATTTGACTGATAAAATCAAGGTCAATGGTCATTTTGATACGTCAAAAGCAGGGACGTACCAACTGGAGTACCAAGTCATTGACTCTGATGGTGCCATTGAAACATCTTCTCGTGTCATACAAGTTGTTGATGCACCGCAATAGGTGAGATGAAAAGGCTAGTCGTCGTCAGCGTAATATAAGCGCTTACATCGACAAGTCTTTTTCTTTTTATAATATCTCACTTGATAGCACATGTTCATTTTACAAATGAGAGAAAATGTAAGCTATTAGCAAATTCCCTATATCTATATGACAAATACCCTTCTTTTAATGATAAACATTTTCAATTACAAACATTTAGAAAGCGTTTCCAAACCTTGCCCCGCTTATATCTACTCACATTTCAATTGATTTTCTACGTTTTAAGCCATTTCACAAAATGTACACATATTTTTTGAGGTGCTCTCATCCCGTGCCACGCCTAGATTGGCAAGGTTATCACGTTTTTTTATTTGCCAAAATAACAAAAAGCCTCTTGTAAATATTACATATTATTTTAAAATTGGTATAAGCCCTACAATAGTACAATTAGGAGGTTAAAAAAGTGTCAAAATTAAAGTCTTTGCTTCTAACGTTTGGAACACTGTTTTTATTAACAGGTTGTTCTAATATGGAAGTCTTAAACCCAAAAGGGCCACAAGCAAGTGAATTGAGATTTTTGATTATCTACTCAATTATCTTCATGGTTGGCATTGTTGCGGTTGTATGTATCCTTTTTGCTGTTTTCACTTGGAAATACCGTTATACGAAAACAACAGAATCAGGTAAAGTACACCACAACGCAATTCTTGAAACAGTTTGGTTTATCATTCCTGTGTTTATTTTAATTGCATTAATGATTCCTACTGTTAAATCACTTTACGATTTTGAGGAGCCGCCTAAAGCTGAAGACGACCCAATCGTTGTCTACGCAGTCAGTGGCGGTTACAAATGGTTCTTCGCATATCCTGATGAAAAAATTGAAACAGTGAACCATTTAACAATTCCAACAAATCGTCCAATTACGTTCAAGCTTCAAGCGATGGACACAATGACAAGTTTCTGGATTCCACAACTTCACGGTCAAAAATATGCGATGACTGGAATGACAATGGAATGGACAATGCAAGCAGATGAGGAAGGTACTTATCGTGGACGTAACTCAAACTTCAATGGTGAAGGTTTCTCACGTCATACTTTCCAAGTTAATGCAGTAAGTCAAGAAAAATATGATGAATGGGTGAAAAAAGCGCAATCACAGAAAGTCATCGATCAAGATACTTTCGACAAACAACTTTTACCTATCACAAAAAATGAACAGTTAACATTCAGCGGTACGCACATGGCATTCGTTGATCCGGCTGCAGATCCGGAATACATCTTCCATGCATATAAACGCTTTAACTTTGTTCAGAAGGACTTAAACTTCACACATGATCAAACAACAGGTGTTTTAAGCGAACCAAACAAACCAGCACGTGAAGTGACGGTTACGAATGAAAACTACCCACGCCATGGTATGGAACCTGCTATCCTTAAGAACGATGAAAAATATGACAATGAGTTCAAGAAGGATGAAGAACATACAATGGATGAAATGGAATCAATTCAAAAAGGTGCCAAAGATGCTAAGGCACACAAAGATCATAAAAGTGGAGGTGGACATTAATGATGAACTTTCCATGGGATGAGCTTCTCGTACGTGGTAACTGGATGATTACCATGGCTCAAATTAGTGCACCATTCTTAGTGATTGGTGTCATTGCCGCAATTACGTACTTTAAGCTTTGGGGATATTTATACAAGGAATGGTTCATGTCAGTCGACCACAAGAAGATTGGTTTAATGTACCTAATCTGTGCCGTGTTAATGTTTGTTCGTGGTGGTATTGATGCGATCCTACTACGTATCCAATTAACAATTCCGGACAACCCATTCTTAGATTCAAATCACTATAACGAAATCTTTTCAACGCACGGTGTAATCATGATTATTTTCATGGCGATGCCACTTGTAATTGGTTTAATGAACATCATCATTCCATTACAAATTGGTGCACGTGACGTTGCATTCCCAGTACTTAACAACATTAGTTTCTGGTTATTTGTAGCAGGTATGCTATTATTCAACCTTTCATTTATTGTTGGTGGATCACCTGCTGCAGGTTGGACAAACTATGCACCATTAGCTGGTGAGTTTAGTCCAGGACCTGGTGTAAACTATTACCTAATCGCAATCCAAATCTCTGGTTTAGGTACACTTATTACAGGTATTAACTTCTTTGTTACAATTATGAGATGTAAATCTCCAAGTATGAAATTTATGCAAATGCCAATGTTTGTTGTGACAACATTTATCACAATGTTAATTATCTTATTAGCATTCCCACCACTTACAGTAGCACTTGCATTAATGACAACTGATAGAATTTTCGATACAGCATTCTTTACAGTAGCCAATGGTGGTATGCCAATGCTATGGGCAAACTTCTTCTGGGTATGGGGGCACCCTGAGGTATACATTCTTGTTCTTCCAGCATTCGGTATCTACTCAGAAATTATTCCAACATTTGCACGTAAACGTCTATTCGGTCACCAAAGCATGGTATGGGCGACAGGCGGTATCGCATTCTTAAGTTTCTTAGTATGGGTTCACCATTTCTTCACAATGGGTAATGGTGCATTAGTTAACTCATTCTTCTCAATCAGTACAGCGTTAATCTCTGTACCAACAGGTGTGAAGATGTTTAACTGGTTATTCACACTTCACAAAGGTCGAATTACATTCGAATCACCAATGTTATTCTCACTTGCGTTCATTCCGAACTTCGTAATCGGTGGGGTAACAGGGGTTATGTTATCAATGGCGTCTGCGGACTTCCAATACCATAACTCATATTTCTTAGTAGCACACTTCCACTACACAATCGTAGCGGGTGTTGTATTCGCTTGTTTCGCTGCCATGATTTTCTGGTATCCGAAAGCAATGGGATACAAGTTATTTGAAAAACCAAACGTATGGTTCTTCTGGATTTTCATGATTGGTTTCAACGTGACATTCTTACCACAATTCATCTTAGGTCTTGATGGTATGCCACGTCGTCTATACACTTATGGTCCAGAAGAAGGTTGGTTCTTATTGAACCTTATTTCTACAATTGGTGCAGGTATGATGTCAGTAGCATTCCTTATCTTCGTAGGAAACATTGTTTACAGTCATCTTAAAGCACCACGTGAAGCAACTGGCGACAACTGGGGCGGCTTAGGTCGTGGCTTAGAATGGTCTACGGCATCTGCAATCCCACCAAAATATAACTTCGCTATCACTCCTGAATGGGATGACATCGATACATTCGTTGAAATGAAACAACATGGTAAACATTATTTAGATGACCATAATTACACTGACATTCATATGCCAAACAACACACATATTGGTTTCTGGATGGGTGTATTCTTCACAATCGGAGGTTTCTTCTTAATATTCGAAACATTACTTCCAGCAATCCTATCATTAGTTGGAATCTGTGGATTAATGATTTGGAGAAGTTTCCAAGAAGATCATGGTTACCATATTCCTGCCAGCGAAGTTGCTGAAACAGAAGCACGTTTAAGAAAAGCACGTCAGGAAGAAAGGGAGGCTATGAGTCATGAGTAATAATAATGTCACTACAATTGATTCACGTACGCATGAGGGAAATTTAAACAAGCTAGGCTTCTGGATCTTCCTTACTGCTGAGTTTGCACTTTTTGGTACGCTTTTCGCGACATTGTTAATCTTGCAACATGGTGGTAGTTACGGCGGTATGATGACAACAGAATTGTTTGAACTTCCGCTCGTATTAATCATGACATTCTTACTTTTAGCAAGTTCTTATACTTGTGGTATTGCAATCTACTACATGCGCCAAGAAAAGAAAAATTTACTTCTAATTTGGATGGCAATCACTGTATTGTTAGGTGTTGGATTCGTTGGATTCGAGATCTACGAGTTCGCACACTATGCACATGAAGGTGCTACGCCACAAGTTGGTTCTTACTGGTCAAGTTTCTTTATCTTACTTGGTACACATGGTCTTCACGTATCTTTAGGTATCGTGTGGATTACAGGATTACTGATCCAAGTTGTAAAACGTGGATTGAATAAGTACAATGCGCCGAAGTTATTTATTTCAAGTTTATACTGGCATTTCCTAGATGTTGTTTGGATCTTCATCTTCACTGCCGTGTATATGATAGGGATGGTGTTTAGCGGATGAGTACTTTAGTAAAACATACAATAGGCTTTATCGCCTCAATTATCTTAACGTTATTAGCAGTTTTTGTAACACTTTACACATCATTAGCTTTAAATGCTAAAATCACAATTATTTTCGGTTTTGCATTTGTTCAAGCATTCTTACAACTCCTTATGTTCATGCACTTAACTGAAGGTAAAGATGGTCGACTACAACTTGCAAAAGTTATTTTCGCCATTATTATCACACTTGTTACAGTTATCGGTTCATACTGGGTTATGCAAGGTGCTCACGGTCATCACTTATAAGGTGGTGCCAAAGAGAAAGCACATACGCGCGGCGTATGTGCTTTTCTTATTTTCAATTAAGTGTGGCTGAATCTTATGGGTCTGGCCACCTTTTTAGTCATGGCAATGTAAAATAGAACATATGAAGATACGTATAGTTAAGAAAGGTTTCTAACACTTATACTGTTATCCAACAAAAGCGTGCAACCAATAAGATTGCACGCTTTTGTTATAGCAATTCTATTCTAAACCACGACGTATTTTTTCAGCAATAAGTGTATTATTTAATACCATTGTGATCGTCATAGGACCAACGCCTCCAGGTACAGGCGTAATCGCACCTGCGACATCTTTAACGGCATCATAGTCTACGTCACCTTTTAGCTTACCGTTTTCATCAGGTGTGTTTCCGACATCAATCACAACAGCCCCTTCTTTCACGTCGGCTTTTGTTACCATACATGGACGTCCAACTGCACTGACAATAACATCTGCATTGATGAGATGATCATGGATATTTTTACTGCGCGAATGCAAAACGGTTACTGTCGCATTTTGTTGTGTGAGAAGTTTAGCAACAGGCTGACCGACAATGTGACTGCGACCAATAACTACTGCATTTTTGCCTTCTAAATCAATATCAGCATGTTTTAGTAATTCCATTACGCCAAGTGGGGTACAAGGAATTAACTTTGCATCATCAAGGTATAAACGTCCAATATTGATTGGGTGAAAACCATCGACATCTTTGGCCGGGTCGATTGCATCTAATACCTTTTGTTCATCGACTTGTTTCGGTAGGGGGACTTGAACTAAAATACCACTCACCGATTCATCATTGTTAAGACGATCGAGTTCTTTTAATACATCTTCTTCTGATGTTTCTTCAGCTAAATGAATAACTTCTGAAATCATGCCAATTTTTTCAGCTGCTTTCTTTTTGGATCGAACATAACTCTGACTCGCTCCATCATTACCAACTAAAATTACAGATAACTTCGGTGTGAAGCCTTGTTGTTTTAATGACTCAACTTCATCTTGTAATCCTTGTCGATAATATTTCGCAATTTGTTTCCCATCTAAAATTTTTGCACTCATAACAAAAATCCTCCTTCGATTAATTCGAACTTTAAAACTAAATAAAAGTCTATATTCCAGCGAAAAACGAACAAAACACGTAAATTATTTGTAATTTTAACGATAAAGTTCGATTTTTGCGTTGAAATCTGCATGTACTATTGTTATGCTATACCTGTAATATACAACTAAAACGATTCTGATTTCAAATTTTTGAAAGGGTGTTCATATTGAAAGTTGCTGTCATAATGGGAAGTTCTTCGGATTGGGACATCATGCGTGAAGCATGTGATATGTTAACCGTATTTGACATTCCGTACGATAAGAAGGTTGTTTCTGCACATCGTACGCCACACATGATGGTCGAATTTGCGACGAAAGCACGTGAAAATGGCTACTCAGTAATTATTGCTGGTGCAGGAGGTGCAGCACACTTACCAGGCATGGTTGCCTCAATGACAACATTGCCAGTGATTGGCGTTCCGATTGAATCTAAAAGTTTGAAAGGTCTTGACTCTTTATTATCGATTGTTCAAATGCCAGGCGGTATTCCAGTGGCAACAACAGCAATTGGCAAAGCTGGTGCAAAAAATGCCGGAATATTAGCGGCACGTATGATAGGAATGACAGAGCAACGAGTAATGAAGAAGCTTGAAGTTTATGAAGTATCATTGATTGAGAAAGTCGAGGCGATGCAAGATGACCTTCAATAAGTTAAAAATAGGTCAAACGATTGGCATTATCGGTGGTGGACAGCTTGGGAAGATGATGGCACAATCAGCACAAAAAATGGGATTTCGTGTCGTTGTATTAGATCCTGATGAAACATGTCCTTGCCAATATGTGGCACATCAATTTATACATGCTGCATATGATGACATGGAAGCGTTGGAACGACTAGGTCAGATGTCAGATGTCATAACGTATGAATTTGAAAATATTGATGCACAACAATTAAAGATTTTGACACATTCGTATCATGTACCACAAGGTGATCAAGCTATTACGCTATTGCAAGATCGTTTAACAGAGAAGACATCTTTAAGAGATGCAGGTGTGAAAGTTGTTCCGTTCAAACATGTTCCAAATGTTGAAGCACTGAATGATGTTGTTGCATCACTTGGATATCCATTTATTTTGAAAACGCGTTTTGGAGGATATGACGGAAAAGGGCAACTGCTATTACGTTCAAACGCAGATTTAGACGAAGCCTACTCATTAGTCAAAAAACAGGAATGTGTAGCAGAACAATTTTTAACTTTAGAACGTGAAGTTTCATTGACAGCAACAGCTGGAAATAACGACCAAATCGTGTATTTTCCACTTCAAGAAAATGAACACCGAGATCAAATTCTGTTCAAAACAATTGTGCCGTCTCGAGTAGATCAAGCGATGGCAGCACGAAAAGAAGTGGAAAAGATAACACAAACCATTCATTTTGTTGGCACATTCACAGTCGAATTTTTTATTGATAAGATGGGTGAATTGTACGTGAATGAAATTGCACCAAGACCACATAATTCAGGACATTATTCAATTGAAGCGTGTGACTATTCACAGTTCGATACACATATCTTGGCGGTGGCAGGACATGATTTGCCAAAAAGAATTGAGTTATTAAAACCAGCTGTGATGATGAACTTACTTGGAAGGGATCTCGACGCATTAGAGTCACAGTTTGATGCACATCCAGAGTGGCATGTTCATATCTATGGCAAGGAAACACGTAAACCTGCACGTAAGATGGGACATATGACGATATTAACAGATGATACGACAGAAACAGAGCAAGCGATGTTGACATTATTTGAAGGGAGAAACGACTAAGATGAGTCTTTTATACGAAGGTAAAGCGAAACGTATATATGATACAGACGAGACGAATGTTGTGAGAGTTGAGTATAAGGATGAAGTGACGGCAGGTAACGGTGCAAAAAAAGATAAAATGACAGGTAAAGGGCGTTTGAACAACCAAATTACTGCACGTATCTTTGAACATTTAAGTGCACAAGGCATTGAGAGTCACTTTATACGCCAATTTTCAGAAACAGAACAACTGGTTAAAACAGTTGATATTATC
This window contains:
- a CDS encoding globin domain-containing protein; this translates as MLTQEEKGIILETVPVLKEKGTEITSRFYNRMFSQHPELRNMFNQTNQKKGFQSTALAQSVLAAAMNIEDFTPIVPIVKEIGYKHCALDVREEHYPIVGENLLAAIQDVVGVDENHPIIKTWAKAYGVIADAFISIEKDIYAGMAWEGFKPFKIEKIEEVTHNIKAFTVVSSDQDLSQFVPGQYITVDVESEKLPYRAKRHYSIVDGGKDFITFGVRREVSEGHEGEVSTILHDEFKEGDMINLSAPVGGFQVHNAEKPQLFLGSGVGVTPLVSMYRHAAQQGANAKFINVAGSEQDVAFKAELDKITEEAKDAKLHTHLRDQEGYLKAAELKDYLTDDTEVYICGGTPFLQSMIQELQELGVDENRIHFETFVPRLSVAI
- a CDS encoding immunoglobulin-like domain-containing protein, giving the protein MNKLLQSLSAIGVSATLVTPNLSVEATSNTIPSIKGTEDAIVEVGKTYNPLAGVTAYDKEDGDLTDKIKVNGHFDTSKAGTYQLEYQVIDSDGAIETSSRVIQVVDAPQ
- the qoxA gene encoding cytochrome aa3 quinol oxidase subunit II, giving the protein MSKLKSLLLTFGTLFLLTGCSNMEVLNPKGPQASELRFLIIYSIIFMVGIVAVVCILFAVFTWKYRYTKTTESGKVHHNAILETVWFIIPVFILIALMIPTVKSLYDFEEPPKAEDDPIVVYAVSGGYKWFFAYPDEKIETVNHLTIPTNRPITFKLQAMDTMTSFWIPQLHGQKYAMTGMTMEWTMQADEEGTYRGRNSNFNGEGFSRHTFQVNAVSQEKYDEWVKKAQSQKVIDQDTFDKQLLPITKNEQLTFSGTHMAFVDPAADPEYIFHAYKRFNFVQKDLNFTHDQTTGVLSEPNKPAREVTVTNENYPRHGMEPAILKNDEKYDNEFKKDEEHTMDEMESIQKGAKDAKAHKDHKSGGGH
- the qoxB gene encoding cytochrome aa3 quinol oxidase subunit I, whose amino-acid sequence is MNFPWDELLVRGNWMITMAQISAPFLVIGVIAAITYFKLWGYLYKEWFMSVDHKKIGLMYLICAVLMFVRGGIDAILLRIQLTIPDNPFLDSNHYNEIFSTHGVIMIIFMAMPLVIGLMNIIIPLQIGARDVAFPVLNNISFWLFVAGMLLFNLSFIVGGSPAAGWTNYAPLAGEFSPGPGVNYYLIAIQISGLGTLITGINFFVTIMRCKSPSMKFMQMPMFVVTTFITMLIILLAFPPLTVALALMTTDRIFDTAFFTVANGGMPMLWANFFWVWGHPEVYILVLPAFGIYSEIIPTFARKRLFGHQSMVWATGGIAFLSFLVWVHHFFTMGNGALVNSFFSISTALISVPTGVKMFNWLFTLHKGRITFESPMLFSLAFIPNFVIGGVTGVMLSMASADFQYHNSYFLVAHFHYTIVAGVVFACFAAMIFWYPKAMGYKLFEKPNVWFFWIFMIGFNVTFLPQFILGLDGMPRRLYTYGPEEGWFLLNLISTIGAGMMSVAFLIFVGNIVYSHLKAPREATGDNWGGLGRGLEWSTASAIPPKYNFAITPEWDDIDTFVEMKQHGKHYLDDHNYTDIHMPNNTHIGFWMGVFFTIGGFFLIFETLLPAILSLVGICGLMIWRSFQEDHGYHIPASEVAETEARLRKARQEEREAMSHE
- the qoxC gene encoding cytochrome aa3 quinol oxidase subunit III, with translation MSNNNVTTIDSRTHEGNLNKLGFWIFLTAEFALFGTLFATLLILQHGGSYGGMMTTELFELPLVLIMTFLLLASSYTCGIAIYYMRQEKKNLLLIWMAITVLLGVGFVGFEIYEFAHYAHEGATPQVGSYWSSFFILLGTHGLHVSLGIVWITGLLIQVVKRGLNKYNAPKLFISSLYWHFLDVVWIFIFTAVYMIGMVFSG
- the qoxD gene encoding cytochrome aa3 quinol oxidase subunit IV — protein: MSTLVKHTIGFIASIILTLLAVFVTLYTSLALNAKITIIFGFAFVQAFLQLLMFMHLTEGKDGRLQLAKVIFAIIITLVTVIGSYWVMQGAHGHHL
- the folD gene encoding bifunctional methylenetetrahydrofolate dehydrogenase/methenyltetrahydrofolate cyclohydrolase FolD is translated as MSAKILDGKQIAKYYRQGLQDEVESLKQQGFTPKLSVILVGNDGASQSYVRSKKKAAEKIGMISEVIHLAEETSEEDVLKELDRLNNDESVSGILVQVPLPKQVDEQKVLDAIDPAKDVDGFHPINIGRLYLDDAKLIPCTPLGVMELLKHADIDLEGKNAVVIGRSHIVGQPVAKLLTQQNATVTVLHSRSKNIHDHLINADVIVSAVGRPCMVTKADVKEGAVVIDVGNTPDENGKLKGDVDYDAVKDVAGAITPVPGGVGPMTITMVLNNTLIAEKIRRGLE
- the purE gene encoding 5-(carboxyamino)imidazole ribonucleotide mutase, whose product is MKVAVIMGSSSDWDIMREACDMLTVFDIPYDKKVVSAHRTPHMMVEFATKARENGYSVIIAGAGGAAHLPGMVASMTTLPVIGVPIESKSLKGLDSLLSIVQMPGGIPVATTAIGKAGAKNAGILAARMIGMTEQRVMKKLEVYEVSLIEKVEAMQDDLQ
- the purK gene encoding 5-(carboxyamino)imidazole ribonucleotide synthase, whose amino-acid sequence is MTFNKLKIGQTIGIIGGGQLGKMMAQSAQKMGFRVVVLDPDETCPCQYVAHQFIHAAYDDMEALERLGQMSDVITYEFENIDAQQLKILTHSYHVPQGDQAITLLQDRLTEKTSLRDAGVKVVPFKHVPNVEALNDVVASLGYPFILKTRFGGYDGKGQLLLRSNADLDEAYSLVKKQECVAEQFLTLEREVSLTATAGNNDQIVYFPLQENEHRDQILFKTIVPSRVDQAMAARKEVEKITQTIHFVGTFTVEFFIDKMGELYVNEIAPRPHNSGHYSIEACDYSQFDTHILAVAGHDLPKRIELLKPAVMMNLLGRDLDALESQFDAHPEWHVHIYGKETRKPARKMGHMTILTDDTTETEQAMLTLFEGRND